One window of the Anolis sagrei isolate rAnoSag1 chromosome 5, rAnoSag1.mat, whole genome shotgun sequence genome contains the following:
- the ZBED4 gene encoding zinc finger BED domain-containing protein 4 yields MDTNRADSLQIGDTFMMDKINSLKVELEDDSNCALEAMDIKTEPEDLRQTDSSDEQDERERNFIHSNSSKYISAENEDDYGSLFSQYSSTLYDVAMEAVTQSLLSSRNISSRKKSPAWNHFFISPRDSTKAICMYCMKEFSRGKNEKDLSTSCLMRHVRRAHPTVLIQENGSIPTISSFSSPPLLISPQPVDVGDLTNVLAPIKLVKKAVSKIPSPDRITEESVPIICTEEEMPSDLSHTEKSNKEESGVGLSQHFPNNQCEEIVENIVEKTIQVPKGTSGSRRRSAVWKHFYLSPLDNSKAVCIHCMNEFSRGKNGKDLGTSCLIRHMWRAHRSIVLQENGGGSSIPPLYSAPPTLLPPLLPSDGDPTSVSSPGKMAKEPTSICSSPDRMAEENNSNIPLGDTLMEDSPLLSSSEDVAEASLVSSPEKSPLIFENGSVFHQNKRMMRKLKSEVWHHFSLSPGDSLKVVCRHCGCMINRGRKGDLGTSCLTRHLYRRHPEVIGIQKSFIDVSLANSPYATLASAECSSSKLTELPRVVTRDTQVIFPISSKKTSKLWNHFSICSADSTKVICMHCGRTISRGKKPTNLGTSCLLRHLQRFHSNVLKPDASEPVLSSSTNNHVPLNTDLLGSSSFDEASDKFSDSHPVAKKITSLIAEMIALDLQPFSFVDNIGFNRLLEYLQPQYSLPSPSYFSRTAIPNMYDNVKEIIVSHLKEAESGVVHFTSGIWMSNQTREYLTLTAHWVTFESRIRPQCEDYHCSALLNVSQIDCDYSGISIQKQLEYWWEAWIASVGLQVGITVTDNQTIEKTLNEGDHSSVQCFGHTVNLIVNEAIKSQRMVQNLLSIARKICERVHRSAKAREKLAELQKEYHLPQHPLIQDVPSKWDTSFHMLERLIEQKRAIDEMSIECSFRELISCDQWEVMQSVCHALKPFEVASREMSTHMSTLSQVIPMIHILNRKIELLFEETMGIDTMLKSLKEAMVSRLSSTLHDPRYIFATLLDPRYKASLFTEEEAEQYKQDLIRELEILNATSDDDKPVSNGCGIGSPSKNSYGDSNLWSLMEDMKKAKLPKEKAKLPEEMVLTYLEEEVLEHNCDPLTYWNFKKSSWPVLSRLAVRFLGCPPSIVPLDRLFSTSNENIGLGQSRLAMEHFEKLIFLKVNLPLIYFQY; encoded by the coding sequence ATGGATACAAATAGGGCAGATTCTCTACAAATTGGTGACACTTTTATGATGGATAAGATCAACAGTTTAAAAGTAGAACTCGAAGATGATAGCAATTGTGCTCTGGAAGCAATGGATATAAAAACTGAGCCAGAAGActtaagacagacagacagtagtGATGAACAAGATGAGCGAGAAAGGAATTTCATTCATAGCAATTCAAGCAAATACATCTCTGCAGAAAATGAAGATGATTACGGATCTCTGTTTTCTCAGTACAGCAGTACTCTttatgatgtagcaatggaaGCTGTAACACAGAGCCTTCTTTCAAGCAGAAATATAAGCTCCCGTAAAAAGTCACCTGCTTGGAACCATTTCTTTATATCACCTAGAGACAGCACTAAAGCAATATGTATGTACTGTATGAAAGAGTTTAGCAGGGGTAAAAATGAAAAAGATCTAAGTACAAGTTGTCTAATGAGGCATGTGAGGCGAGCTCATCCCACTGTGCTCATTCAAGAAAATGGAAGTATACCGACaatatcttctttttcttcacctCCGTTATTAATATCACCCCAGCCTGTAGATGTTGGAGATTTAACCAATGTGTTGGCCCCTATAAAATTGGTTAAGAAAGCAGTTTCTAAGATTCCATCCCCAGATCGAATAACCGAGGAATCTGTTCCTATAATTTGTACTGAAGAAGAAATGCCCTCAGATCTGTCACATACTGAAAAGAGCAATAAAGAGGAAAGTGGTGTAGGTTTATCACAACACTTTCCTAACAACCAGTGTGAAGAAATTGTggaaaatatagtggagaaaacTATTCAGGTACCTAAAGGTACATCTGGCTCCAGAAGAAGATCTGCTGTGTGGAAGCATTTTTATTTGTCTCCTCTGGATAATTCAAAAGCTGTTTGCATCCACTGTATGAATGAATTCAGCAGAGGAAAGAATGGGAAAGATCTTGGAACTAGTTGTCTAATACGACACATGTGGAGAGCCCATCGTTCTATTGTTCTGCAAGAGAACGGAGGTGGCTCAAGCATACCTCCTTTGTACTCTGCTCCTCCAACCTTACTGCCACCTTTATTGCCTTCAGATGGTGATCCAACTTCTGTATCATCCCCTGGAAAAATGGCTAAAGAACCAACTTCCATATGCTCCTCTCCAGACAGAATGGCTGAAGAAAACAATTCTAATATCCCTTTGGGTGATACTCTGATGGAAGACTCCCCATTATTATCATCTTCTGAAGATGTAGCTGAAGCTTCTTTAGTTTCCTCACCTGAAAAAAGCCCTTTGATATTTGAAAATGGCTCTGTTTTTCATCAGAATAAACGGATGATGCGAAAACTCAAATCAGAagtatggcatcatttttctttGTCTCCAGGGGATAGTCTAAAAGTTGTGTGTAGACATTGCGGTTGTATGATCAATCGTGGAAGGAAAGGTGATTTAGGAACAAGCTGTTTGACAAGACACTTATATAGGCGTCACCCTGAGGTCATTGGGATCCAGAAGAGCTTTATTGATGTTAGTTTAGCAAATTCTCCATATGCTACCTTGGCTTCTGCAGAATGCTCGTCCTCAAAACTGACTGAATTGCCGAGAGTGGTTACTCGTGATACTCAAGTTATCTTTCCTATCAGTAGCAAAAAGACCTCAAAACTGTGGAATCATTTTTCAATTTGTTCTGCAGATTCAACTAAAGTTATATGTATGCACTGTGGACGTACAATAAGTCGAGGGAAAAAGCCAACCAATTTAGGAACCAGTTGCCTTCTAAGACATTTACAACGGTTTCATAGCAATGTCCTGAAACCAGATGCCTCAGAGCCAGTATTGTCCTCATCTACAAATAATCATGTTCCACTCAATACTGATCTCTTAGGATCGTCATCTTTTGATGAAGCTAGTGACAAATTTTCTGACAGTCACCCTGTTgccaaaaaaatcacaagtctcATAGCTGAAATGATTGCACTTGACCTTCAGCCATTTTCTTTTGTAGACAATATTGGCTTTAATCGACTGCTTGAATACTTGCAGCCTCAGTATTCGTTGCCTTCACCATCTTACTTTTCTCGTACTGCAATTCCCAATATGTATGATAATGTCAAAGAGATAATTGTTTCACATCTTAAAGAAGCTGAAAGTGGAGTAGTACATTTTACATCTGGAATATGGATGAGCAATCAAACCCGGGAATATTTGACTCTTACTGCTCACTGGGTAACATTTGAGTCTAGGATTCGACCACAGTGTGAAGATTACCATTGTTCAGCTCTCTTAAATGTGTCACAGATTGATTGTGACTACAGTGGTATCAGCATTCAAAAGCAACTAGAATATTGGTGGGAAGCTTGGATTGCATCTGTTGGGCTTCAAGTTGGGATTACTGTTACAGATAATCAGACTATAGAAAAAACTTTAAATGAAGGGGATCATTCAAGTGTCCAGTGTTTCGGTCACACCGTTAACCTCATAGTCAATGAAGCTATTAAAAGCCAGAGGATGGTTCAAAACTTGCTTAGTATTGCAAGAAAGATATGTGAACGTGTTCATCGGTCAGCAAAAGCCAGAGAGAAACTGGCAGAACTGCAAAAAGAATATCACTTGCCACAGCATCCGTTAATTCAAGATGTTCCATCCAAGTGGGATACATCATTCCATATGCTTGAACGCTTAATTGAACAGAAAAGAGCTATTGATGAAATGTCCATAGAATGCAGCTTCAGGGAGTTAATAAGCTGTGATCAGTGGGAAGTGATGCAGTCTGTTTGTCATGCGCTCAAGCCATTTGAAGTTGCAAGCAGGGAGATGAGTACACACATGTCTACTTTAAGCCAAGTAATTCCAATGATTCACATCCTCAACCGGAAAATTGAACTACTGTTTGAAGAAACAATGGGCATAGATACTATGCTGAAGTCCTTAAAGGAAGCAATGGTGAGTAGGCTGTCATCCACTCTTCACGATCCAAGGTATATTTTTGCTACACTCTTGGATCCTCGCTATAAGGCCTCCTTATTCACTGAAGAGGAGGCAGAACAATATAAACAGGACTTAATCAGGGAGCTAGAAATATTAAATGCTACCTCAGATGATGATAAACCTGTTTCCAATGGCTGTGGTATAGGTTCACCATCTAAAAACTCTTATGGGGACAGTAATCTTTGGTCACTTATGGAAGATATGAAAAAAGCAAAACTTCCAAAAGAAAAGGCCAAGTTGCCAGAAGAAATGGTGCTTACATACTTGGAAGAAGAAGTGCTTGAGCATAACTGTGATCCCCTAACTTACTGGAACTTTAAAAAATCATCTTGGCCAGTACTgtcaaggttggcagttcgatttCTGGGTTGTCCACCTAGTATTGTTCCATTAGATAGATTGTTCAGTACCTCTAATGAGAACATCGGCTTAGGTCAGTCAAGACTAGcaatggaacactttgaaaaacttaTATTTTTGAAAGTAAATCTTCCATTGATATACTTCCAGTATTGA